The Nerophis ophidion isolate RoL-2023_Sa linkage group LG24, RoL_Noph_v1.0, whole genome shotgun sequence genome includes a region encoding these proteins:
- the LOC133542258 gene encoding protein max isoform X8 yields the protein MSDNDDIEVDSDADKRAHHNALERKRRDHIKDSFHSLRDSVPALQGEKASRAQILDKATEYIQYMRRKNHTHQQDIDDLKRQNALLEQQVRALEKVKGSAQLQSNYSSSDSSLYTNPKGSAVSAFDGGSDSSSESEPEEPPNRKKLRVEAS from the exons GCAGACAAACGGGCACACCACAATGCGCTGGAGCGCAAGCGTAGGGACCACATCAAAGACAGCTTTCACAGCCTCCGGGACTCTGTACCTGCCTTGCAGGGAGAAAAG GCGTCTCGAGCTCAAATCCTAGACAAAGCCACAGAGTACATCCAGTACATGAGGCGAAAAAATCACACACACCAGCAGGACATCGACGATCTCAAGAGGCAGAACGCCCTGCTGGAGCAGCAAG TGCGCGCTTTGGAGAAAGTGAAGGGCTCGGCGCAGCTGCAGAGTAACTACTCGTCGTCCGACAGCAGCCTCTACACCAACCCCAAAGGCAGCGCCGTGTCCGCCTTTGACGGCGGCTCAGACTCCAGCTCAGAGTCGGAACCCGAGGAGCCGCCCAATCGCAAGAAGCTGCGCGTGGAGGCCAGCTAA
- the LOC133542258 gene encoding protein max isoform X10 yields MHHGQADKRAHHNALERKRRDHIKDSFHSLRDSVPALQGEKASRAQILDKATEYIQYMRRKNHTHQQDIDDLKRQNALLEQQVRALEKVKGSAQLQSNYSSSDSSLYTNPKGSAVSAFDGGSDSSSESEPEEPPNRKKLRVEAS; encoded by the exons GCAGACAAACGGGCACACCACAATGCGCTGGAGCGCAAGCGTAGGGACCACATCAAAGACAGCTTTCACAGCCTCCGGGACTCTGTACCTGCCTTGCAGGGAGAAAAG GCGTCTCGAGCTCAAATCCTAGACAAAGCCACAGAGTACATCCAGTACATGAGGCGAAAAAATCACACACACCAGCAGGACATCGACGATCTCAAGAGGCAGAACGCCCTGCTGGAGCAGCAAG TGCGCGCTTTGGAGAAAGTGAAGGGCTCGGCGCAGCTGCAGAGTAACTACTCGTCGTCCGACAGCAGCCTCTACACCAACCCCAAAGGCAGCGCCGTGTCCGCCTTTGACGGCGGCTCAGACTCCAGCTCAGAGTCGGAACCCGAGGAGCCGCCCAATCGCAAGAAGCTGCGCGTGGAGGCCAGCTAA
- the LOC133542258 gene encoding protein max isoform X7 gives MSDNDDIEVDSDADKRAHHNALERKRRDHIKDSFHSLRDSVPALQGEKQSTKQASRAQILDKATEYIQYMRRKNHTHQQDIDDLKRQNALLEQQVRALEKVKGSAQLQSNYSSSDSSLYTNPKGSAVSAFDGGSDSSSESEPEEPPNRKKLRVEAS, from the exons GCAGACAAACGGGCACACCACAATGCGCTGGAGCGCAAGCGTAGGGACCACATCAAAGACAGCTTTCACAGCCTCCGGGACTCTGTACCTGCCTTGCAGGGAGAAAAG CAGTCTACCAAACAGGCGTCTCGAGCTCAAATCCTAGACAAAGCCACAGAGTACATCCAGTACATGAGGCGAAAAAATCACACACACCAGCAGGACATCGACGATCTCAAGAGGCAGAACGCCCTGCTGGAGCAGCAAG TGCGCGCTTTGGAGAAAGTGAAGGGCTCGGCGCAGCTGCAGAGTAACTACTCGTCGTCCGACAGCAGCCTCTACACCAACCCCAAAGGCAGCGCCGTGTCCGCCTTTGACGGCGGCTCAGACTCCAGCTCAGAGTCGGAACCCGAGGAGCCGCCCAATCGCAAGAAGCTGCGCGTGGAGGCCAGCTAA
- the LOC133542258 gene encoding protein max isoform X3: MSDNDDIEVDSDADKRAHHNALERKRRDHIKDSFHSLRDSVPALQGEKVGSPNSGTETSQSKQSTKQASRAQILDKATEYIQYMRRKNHTHQQDIDDLKRQNALLEQQVRALEKVKGSAQLQSNYSSSDSSLYTNPKGSAVSAFDGGSDSSSESEPEEPPNRKKLRVEAS, from the exons GCAGACAAACGGGCACACCACAATGCGCTGGAGCGCAAGCGTAGGGACCACATCAAAGACAGCTTTCACAGCCTCCGGGACTCTGTACCTGCCTTGCAGGGAGAAAAGGTTGGTAGCCCCAATAGTGGTACAGAAACATCCCAGAGTAag CAGTCTACCAAACAGGCGTCTCGAGCTCAAATCCTAGACAAAGCCACAGAGTACATCCAGTACATGAGGCGAAAAAATCACACACACCAGCAGGACATCGACGATCTCAAGAGGCAGAACGCCCTGCTGGAGCAGCAAG TGCGCGCTTTGGAGAAAGTGAAGGGCTCGGCGCAGCTGCAGAGTAACTACTCGTCGTCCGACAGCAGCCTCTACACCAACCCCAAAGGCAGCGCCGTGTCCGCCTTTGACGGCGGCTCAGACTCCAGCTCAGAGTCGGAACCCGAGGAGCCGCCCAATCGCAAGAAGCTGCGCGTGGAGGCCAGCTAA
- the LOC133542258 gene encoding protein max isoform X9, whose product MHHGQADKRAHHNALERKRRDHIKDSFHSLRDSVPALQGEKQSTKQASRAQILDKATEYIQYMRRKNHTHQQDIDDLKRQNALLEQQVRALEKVKGSAQLQSNYSSSDSSLYTNPKGSAVSAFDGGSDSSSESEPEEPPNRKKLRVEAS is encoded by the exons GCAGACAAACGGGCACACCACAATGCGCTGGAGCGCAAGCGTAGGGACCACATCAAAGACAGCTTTCACAGCCTCCGGGACTCTGTACCTGCCTTGCAGGGAGAAAAG CAGTCTACCAAACAGGCGTCTCGAGCTCAAATCCTAGACAAAGCCACAGAGTACATCCAGTACATGAGGCGAAAAAATCACACACACCAGCAGGACATCGACGATCTCAAGAGGCAGAACGCCCTGCTGGAGCAGCAAG TGCGCGCTTTGGAGAAAGTGAAGGGCTCGGCGCAGCTGCAGAGTAACTACTCGTCGTCCGACAGCAGCCTCTACACCAACCCCAAAGGCAGCGCCGTGTCCGCCTTTGACGGCGGCTCAGACTCCAGCTCAGAGTCGGAACCCGAGGAGCCGCCCAATCGCAAGAAGCTGCGCGTGGAGGCCAGCTAA
- the LOC133542258 gene encoding protein max isoform X5 yields the protein MHHGQADKRAHHNALERKRRDHIKDSFHSLRDSVPALQGEKVGSPNSGTETSQSKQSTKQASRAQILDKATEYIQYMRRKNHTHQQDIDDLKRQNALLEQQVRALEKVKGSAQLQSNYSSSDSSLYTNPKGSAVSAFDGGSDSSSESEPEEPPNRKKLRVEAS from the exons GCAGACAAACGGGCACACCACAATGCGCTGGAGCGCAAGCGTAGGGACCACATCAAAGACAGCTTTCACAGCCTCCGGGACTCTGTACCTGCCTTGCAGGGAGAAAAGGTTGGTAGCCCCAATAGTGGTACAGAAACATCCCAGAGTAag CAGTCTACCAAACAGGCGTCTCGAGCTCAAATCCTAGACAAAGCCACAGAGTACATCCAGTACATGAGGCGAAAAAATCACACACACCAGCAGGACATCGACGATCTCAAGAGGCAGAACGCCCTGCTGGAGCAGCAAG TGCGCGCTTTGGAGAAAGTGAAGGGCTCGGCGCAGCTGCAGAGTAACTACTCGTCGTCCGACAGCAGCCTCTACACCAACCCCAAAGGCAGCGCCGTGTCCGCCTTTGACGGCGGCTCAGACTCCAGCTCAGAGTCGGAACCCGAGGAGCCGCCCAATCGCAAGAAGCTGCGCGTGGAGGCCAGCTAA